The Streptomyces sp. NBC_01142 genome has a window encoding:
- a CDS encoding Ku protein: MPRPVWSGAISFGLVTIPCKVLPATENHSIQFHQFHLKDEGRIRTRKVCELDDKTLRQDEIGKGYEVSKDTLVEVTDEDLDSMPLPTAKAIEIVAFVPTDSIDPIRVSTGYYLAADGAVAAKPYTLLRKALERSAKVAIAKFAWHGRERLGLLRIKDNVIVLHAMRWPDEIRSPQELTPKPTDVDDDEINAAIQLMETMAADNISGYTDHYREALEEVIAAKAEGKQPPKAEGEQEPDGGEVVDLMAALNASVEAAREARGEGEHATVHEMPKKTSGKKTAAATKSTAKKTSAKKTTAKKTAGRKPKSA; encoded by the coding sequence ATGCCGAGGCCTGTATGGAGCGGTGCCATCTCGTTCGGGCTGGTCACGATCCCCTGCAAAGTGCTGCCGGCCACTGAGAACCACAGCATCCAGTTCCACCAGTTCCACCTGAAGGACGAGGGCCGGATCCGCACCCGCAAGGTGTGCGAGCTCGACGACAAGACGCTGCGCCAGGACGAGATCGGCAAGGGCTACGAGGTCTCCAAGGACACCCTCGTCGAGGTCACTGATGAGGACCTGGACTCGATGCCGCTGCCAACCGCGAAGGCGATCGAGATCGTCGCGTTCGTCCCCACCGACAGCATCGACCCGATCCGGGTGAGCACCGGCTACTACCTGGCCGCCGACGGGGCTGTCGCGGCCAAGCCCTACACCCTCCTCCGCAAAGCCCTGGAGCGCAGCGCGAAGGTGGCCATCGCCAAATTCGCGTGGCACGGCAGAGAGCGCCTCGGCCTGCTGCGGATCAAGGACAACGTCATCGTCCTCCACGCGATGCGCTGGCCGGACGAGATCCGCTCGCCCCAGGAGCTGACGCCGAAACCGACCGACGTGGACGACGACGAGATCAACGCCGCGATCCAACTCATGGAAACCATGGCCGCCGACAACATCTCCGGCTACACCGATCACTACCGCGAGGCCCTCGAAGAGGTCATCGCCGCAAAGGCCGAGGGAAAGCAGCCCCCCAAGGCCGAAGGCGAACAGGAGCCGGACGGGGGAGAGGTCGTCGACCTGATGGCCGCGCTGAACGCGTCGGTGGAAGCCGCCCGGGAAGCACGCGGCGAAGGCGAGCACGCCACCGTCCACGAGATGCCGAAGAAGACATCCGGGAAGAAGACGGCCGCGGCCACCAAGAGCACGGCCAAGAAAACAAGCGCCAAGAAGACCACGGCGAAGAAGACAGCGGGACGCAAGCCGAAGTCGGCCTAG